A window of Treponema pectinovorum genomic DNA:
TTTTTTAGTGCATGTTATGCTTCCCACAGAAGAAAAAACAGTTTCAGATTTTGATTCTTATGCATCTTTGATTAACTTTGATTATTCTAACGAAATTGCTCTGGAAGCAGGACTAAAATCTGAATACCCTGAATTTGCTGGGGGCGTTGACCGTGCTCTTGAGCTTTATCGCCAGCCACATTCCAAAGCCGCTGTTGAATGGTTTTACACACAGGTTACTGGAAGTCGTGCTGTTGCGCTTACGATTTTGGAAAACGCTGACAAAAACAACGTGCCTTTGAGCCTTGCTTTTAGCCTTGCATTTGTCGAAAGCCGATTTAATCCAAAAGCGGTTAACAGAAATTCCAATGCAACTGTAGACAGAGGTTTGTTCCAGTTGAACAGCGCATCTTTCCCACGGCTTAGCGAAGAAGAATTTTTCGATCCGTCTGTAAGTGCACGTTACGGAATGATTCATTTGCGCTGGTGTATGGATTTGGCGGGAAAAGGCAATGATGTTACCGCTCTTGCTATGTACAATGCAGGAACTTCTAGAGTAAGAGCCAACAAAACTCCACAACACACGCTCAACTATGTTGCCAAGATAAGCGCCTATCGTGCAAGGATTGAAAGCCGTTTTAATTCGGACATAGTCGCTTTTTACGATGTGCCGTATAGAAACAGCGGTTTGGTTCGTAAGTAATTCTGTTTACGCTCTCCTAAATTGGAGAGTTTTTTTTATTTAAGGGCGCATCTGCCTTCCGGCAGACCGGGCTTTACGAGGCTACGGCTTTCGCCTACGACCAAGCACAAAGCGCTTGTTTTCGCTTGTGCACACGGAGGTGTACTTACAAAATAATATCGACAGTTTTGTTAAAAACTGTCGGTTAAAGAAAAACACGGAAGTTTTTCTTTAACGCCAATCCCTTGCACGATTTTTGCGACTTACAAATATTGCAGTTTTGCAGCGGAATGTCTTTTAAACAAAAATTTGGATTTTTTTTGATTTGTTATAATTCTAATGGAATGGTGTTTTCTTTTTTTGGACGTCGACCGCAACATTTGCTTTCTGTACACCAACCTGTAACATCGCACTTTGGAACAAAAAAATTATCGCAAATCCATTTCCATTCATTTGAATATTCGCTTAAAGAGGTTTTTATTTCGTTTGCCATTTTGCGAATTTCTATGTATGCGCGAGTGCAAAGCCTCTGGTTCATAAGTGCAATCATGTTGCGCAAATTTCTTTTGTCGACGATTTTTGTCATCATCCCAAGCGGAAGTATATTTGCCGCATCTTCTTTAGAAACTCCAGCTTCTATAAGTTTTGCGTAAGTTTTTTTTATTTCTTCCATGCATCCATCATATATCTTTTTTGCGTTTTCGTTTTTTGTTACGCTTTGTGGCAGGTAAAAATCAAATTTTTCGCAGTTTACATATCTGGTCGATTCCTGTAAACGAGTTGGAGCGCCACCGATATGCGTGTAGTATTCTCTAATCGCCCTTGCAGAATAGCCTTCTATGCAAAGTTCTATGTCTACGTATTCCAATACGCGCCCATGTCCGCTTATTATGCAGTCTTGAGCACGCTTTATGTTTTTTTCTTTAGAATCTATTGGCGAATTCCAGCAGACACCTGCCATTTTGCCGATTTTTTGCAGTGGGAATTTATCTGTAGAGTCAAAAATCGTTATCATTTTTACACATATTCCTTGTGTTCGTATTTTATCTTAAAAATTTATTCTTTCCAGCGGGTATATTTGTCGCATTCAAGAATTTGCTTTGCCTTTTCTATGCTTTCTTGCGTTGGGCTTGGGGTCGATTCCAACGGATATTTTATACCCATTTCGTGATACTTTGTAATAGCAAGTCCGTGATAAGGCAAAATTTCTACACGATAAACATTTGACAAAGTTCTAATAAAATCTCTTGTCTGCGTTAAGTATTGCTCGTTTTCTGTAATTCCAGGAACTAAGACGTGCCTTATCCAAATAGGCTTTTGAATTTTATCGAGATATAAAAACATTTCGTGAACGTTTTTTCCTGTATGACCGGTCAACTTTATGTGTTCTTCTTCGTTTATGTGTTTAATGTCCATTAGAATAAGGTCTGTAACATCCATAAGTTTTTTGAATTTTTCAAACCATTCGCCTTCTTCTGTGAAAGGTCCGCCTGCGGTATCTATACAGGTGTTTATTCCAAGTTTTTTTGCTTTTGTAAAAAGTTCCAATAAAAAGTCTATCTGCAAAAGAGGCTCTCCGCCGCTAACGGTAATTCCACCCTTTTTGCCCCAGTAGGCACGACAAGAAAGTGCTTCTTTTAGAACCTCGTCAGTTTCCATCAATTTGCCGTCTTTCATAATCCACGTGTCTGGATTGTGGCAATATTTACAGCGATAGTTGCACCCCGCAAAAAAAACGATAAAACGACTTCCCGGCCCGTCAACGCAACCAAAACTCTCAAATTGATGAATATAGCCTTTCATAATATACCTCTGCTATATAATTTAACAAATTTGAGGGTGTATGAACACAAAAAGAATAGAATAACTTGTTAAGAAAATATGTTGGGAAAGAGGCGTAATCGATATGGGGGATAGAAGTGGGTAAAGATAAGAATTGAGGATTTTGTAAAAATAAAGGAACACATCTGCAACTGGATTTTAAGGAACGGAGATGAAGTTAGAATAAGAAGAAGTCAGCGATGAAAAATGAATTGATGGAAGGGATTTTACTCTCGCACACAATAAAAAATCCCCTGCGAGTTTTGCTTCACTGGGGATTTTCCTTTTTTAGTGATTAGTTGTTTTTATTCAGCTTTTTCGATTTTTATTGACTGAATGTAAACTTCGTTTGAAGCACCTATGTAAATGTTTGTTCCATTTTGTGCATCTACTGTTACAACATAATCAGGCATCTTTGCAGCTTTGCTGGTTGTATCTACTGTTTGTGTTTCTTCAGTTGTGCCTGTGTCGCCAATAGTTACTTCAAGCTTACGGTCGCCAGCTGGTTTCTTTGAATTCATAAACCAACCAACAGTGAGTTTTACCTTGCCTTTTACGTCTGCAATTTTTAATGCATCGCGTTTTATTAAAAGACCTTTTTTTGAATCATAAAAGAAAGTTGTAAAATTAGGATCGCTCGCTTTTGTTGCTCCTATTCCTGTTCCGTTTTTAGATAGGGTTAGGTTAAGAACTGCACTTTCTCCTTTTGTTGTTATGTCTGATGTAAGAGTTCCCTTTGGGGTTAGGGCAGTTATTGCACTGTCTGTACTTGGAGTAAATGTCCAAGAGTCGAATGTTGAGACTGTTGAGGCTCCTCCGCTTCCACCACTGTTTCCTGGTTGTGATGTTGGTTTGTCGTCATCACTACCACTGCTACATGCAACTGTTCCAAATAAGAGGGCTGTTGCTGCAAGCAGGATAGCCACTTTTGTTAACTTTTTCATAAAAATTCTCCTTTTTTATCTGCATGAAAGATAAAGACTACCTTTTTATGCTGACATTTATGTTTTATGCATATATTTTTAATGATAAAAGTTTAATTTAATTTTTCAGTGGTCGGGAATAGACTAAGTTGTTGCCATTTTTTAAAATACCGTTAAATTTATAATTTATTATATAAACTAGAGTATATTTTATAGAAAAATAATTTATATTATGCTCTTTACAGTTAATGAGGAGAAAATTTGGATAATATCCAAAAACTCTTTTTTAAAGATATTGTCCATAAAAATAGTTTATTATCTATAATGCGATAACGGTGAAAAAAATGAATTATGTTGAATTTAAGATATAGAAGTGCTAGAGTCCTATGCATTTAGGGGGAGAGAGATGCCTCCGTGTGGTGTTTAAGAAAAACGTCCGTGTTTTTCTTAAACGACAGTTTTTGCAAAACTGTCCTAAATGTTTGTAAATCGCACCTCCGTGTGCGACAAATGTTATAAATGCGGCAGGGATTGGCGTTAAAGAAAAACGTCCGTGTTTTTCTTTAACAGACAGTTTCTTTACAAAAACTGTCGACATTTATTGTAAGTACACATCCGTGTGCGACAGCGACAGGGATTGTAGTGGCGGCGAAGCCGTTGGCGTAAGCCAATGGAGAGTTAGCGGAACCACGCAAAGCCCGGTTTTTATGCTTGCGTAAAAAGTCGCCCTTACTCGCTTTAAGAGTATTTTAAGTATATAATGTAGAAAAGTTAGTTCATATAAAAGAGGTACTTGATGGAACTTTCAAATGTTAATTTTACTCCAGCTGTGACACCTGTGCGCATTGGTATTGATGTTGGCTCTACAACGGTTAAGGTTGTCTGCTTGGATGAAAACGATAAAATGCTTTATGGAGACTATCAGCGTCACCGTGCTGATATAAGAAATACGATTATTTCTGTTGTTTCCAAAGCGCTTGATGTTATTGAAAAAGATTTGCCACTTGGCGAAAAGCATACCGTTTCTGTTAAGGTTACGGGGTCTGGTGGGCTTTCTGTTTCGCAATGGCTGAATATTCCATTTATTCAGGAAGTTGTTGCGGCTACTACTGCGGTAAAAAAGCTTATTCCACAAACAGATGTTGTTATTGAGCTTGGCGGCGAAGATGCGAAGATTACTTACTTTACTGGCGGTGTTGAGCAGAGAATGAACGGCACCTGTGCTGGTGGTACTGGTGCTTTTATTGACCAGATGGCCGCTCTTTTGGAAACCGACGCTCCAGGTCTTAACGCACTTGCGGCAGGATTTAACACTATATATCCGATTGCGGCACGCTGTGGCGTTTTTGCTAAGACAGATGTTCAACCGCTCATAAACGAAGGTGCTAGAAGAGAAGATATTGCGGCTTCTATATTTCAGGCGGTTGTAAATCAAACTATATCCGGTCTTGCCTGCGGTAAACCTATTCGCGGTAATGTGGCGTTTTTAGGTGGACCCTTGCACTTTCTTGACCAGTTGAGACAGCGTTTTATTGAAACTCTAAAACTCACTCCACAAGAAACTATTGTTCCAGAAGATTCTCAACTTTTTGTTGCTGCGGGTTCTGCTTTTTCTGCGGAAAAAAGATACACTTGCGTTGGTGGTGAAGCCCCTAAGTCGTTTTTAACGATTGCCCAGTTTAGAGATAGCCTTAAAAATCTTGAAGGTGCTGAATTAAACGAAGTTCAACGCCTTGAGCCCCTTTTTATAGATGAAGATGATTTAAAAGACTTTCGTGAACGCCATGCAAAAGACAAGGCTAGCCGTAGCAAATTGAGCGAGGCGAGCGGCCCTTTGTTTTTGGGATTGGATGCTGGTTCTACTACAACGAAGGCGGTTTTGGTTAATAAAAAAGGCGAGATTTTATGGGATTTTTACGATGTAAATGCTGGAAATCCTGTTGACCTTGCAGTGCGTGTTTTAAAAACTTTATATACGATACTTCCTAAAGACTGTTATATTGCACGCTCTGTTTCTACTGGTTATGGAGAGGCACTGTTTCAAGCGGCTTTGGGTGTTGATGCTGGCGAAGTTGAAACGATAACTCACTATCGTGCTGCTGAATTTTTTGTTCCTGGCGTTGAATTTTTGCTCGATATTGGTGGGCAAGACATGAAATGCCTAAGGATGAAAGATGGTGCAATCACTTCTATTCAATTAAACGAAGCGTGTTCTGCAGGTTGTGGCTCGTTCCTTGCAAACTTTGCTAATTCAATGAACTTGGATATTCAAGAATTTTCTAAAAGGGCTCTTCTTGCAAAAAAGCCTGTTGACTTGGGTTCACGCTGTACTGTTTTTATGAACAGTAGAGTTAAGCAGGCACAAAAGGAAGGCGCTACTATAGATGATATTTCTGCCGGACTTTCTTATTCCGTAATTAAAAATGCCTTGTTTAAAGTTATAAAACTTCGTCGTGCTTCTGAAATTGGAACAAAAGTTGTTGTACAGGGGGGAACTTTTTACAACGATGCGGTTCTTCGTGCATTTGAAAAAATTTCTGGTGTTGAAGTATTTAGACCCGATGTTGCAGGGCTTATGGGTGCGTACGGTTCTGCACTTATTGCATACGACCAGTGGTGCGATTTAACCGCTCCAAAGCCAGGTCAGGAAAAAGGCTGGATTCCGCCTAAGGTTGTTTCTAATATAGCAACTTTGGAGCAGTTGGAATCTTTTAAAGTTGATCTTGAACTTACTCGTTGTGGCGGCTGCCAGAACAACTGTCTCTTGACGATAAACACTTTTTCTGCGGGTGGCGAAAAAAGGCAGTTTATAACGGGCAACAGGTGCGAAAGAGGATTGGAACTCCATAAGTTAAAGGATACTAAAACTGTCGACGGTTCTAACAAACAGAATACAGGTATTGATGAAGCGCCTATTGAACTCCCTAATCTTTTTGACTGGAAATATAAGAGATTGTTTAATCACTATGTTCCGCTTAGACCAGAAGAAGCGCCAATGGGTAGCGTTGGAATTCCTAGAGTTCTTAACATGTACGAAAACTATCCAATGTGGTTCACTATTTTTACAAAATTGGGATTCCAGGTAAAATTGAGCCCTCGCTCTAACCGCATGATTTATGAGCGTGGTATAGATTCAATTCCTTCTGAATCTGTATGCTATCCTGCTAAGATAAGCCACGGCCACATGGAGTCGCTTTTAAAGATGGGCTGCAAGTTTGTGTTCTACCCTTGCATTCCTTACGAAAAGCAGGAAGATTTGGGGGCAGGAAATCACTACAACTGTCCTGTTGTAACTTCTTATCCAGAAGTTTTAAAGCACAACCTCGATAATGTAATAAATGCAAAAGATTTGTTGTTTATGAATCCGTTCTTACCTATTTACGATAAAATTCGCCTTAAGGAAAGATTTTATGAGGAGATTCACAAATATTATCCGACTTTGACAGAAAAACAGGTTTATGACGCTGTTGACGCAGGTTGGAAGGAGCAAGAGCAGTTTAAACTTGATACGGAAAATGCCGCAGAAGAAGCGCTCGAACAACTCGTTGTAAGCGGTGGTAACGGAATTGTGCTTGCGGGGCGCCCATATCACCTTGATCCAGAAATCAACCACGGAATTCCAGAGATGATTCACGGATTGGGGCTCGCTGTGTTTACAGAAGATTCTGTTGCTCACCTTGGTGCAATAGAGCGACCTTTGCGCATTGTTGACCAGTGGGTTTATCACAACAGGCTTTATCGTGCTGCAAATTTTGTTGCAGGAATGCCGAATCTGGAACTTGTTCAATTAACTTCTTTTGGCTGCGGGCTCGACGCTGTAACGGCAGATCAGGTTGACGACATAATGAAGGCAAAAAGCCGAATGTACACGCTCATTAAGATTGATGAAGGAAGTAATCTTGGAGCAGTGCGAATAAGAATTCGTTCTTTGATTGCCGCTGTAAAAGCGCGCCAGCGTTCAAAGAAAAAGGTGATTGTAAAATCTTCTGCATATCAGAGAGTTGTATTTACAGAAGAGATGAAAGGCGAATATACAGTCCTTTGTCCACAGATGTCGCCTATCCACATGAGATTAATCGAAGCCGCCTTTAGGTATTCGGGATATAAAATGGTTGTTCTGGATGCGGTCGATCCAAAAGCTGTTGATGCTGGTCTTAGATATGTAAATAACGACGCTTGCTATCCTTCCATACTTGTTGCGGGGCAGATGATGCACGCTTTGGAAAGCGGAAAGTACGATATAAACAAAACTGCACTCCTGATTACTCAAACTGGTGGCGGTTGTCGTGCTACAAACTACATTGGCTTTATCCGTCGTGCATTAAACGATGCAGGCTGGGGACAGGTTCCGGTAATTTCATTGAACACAGTTGGTTTGGAAAAAAATCCCGGATTTAAATTCACCTTGCCTTTAGTTCATCGTGCGATGATGGCTTCGTTTATAGGCGACCTTTTGATGAGGGTTCTATACAGAGTTAGACCTTACGAGGCCGTTCCTGGAAGTGCAAATGCGCTTTACGAAAAATGGAATGCAAAGGTTATAAAGCAGTTAAAATCGCTTTCGATTTTTGGCTATCACAGAATGATTAGAGGAATCGTTAAAGAGTTTGACAGGCTTCCAATTCTTCCTGTAAAAAAGCCACGCGTTGGAGTTGTTGGTGAAATTCTTGTAAAATTTCATCCTACTGCAAACAATGACCTTGTAAATGTAATAGAAAAAGAAGGTGCGGAATGCGTAATGCCTGACCTTATGGACTTTGTCTATTATACGATGGCAGACGGAAAATTCCGCCACAAAGAACTTGCCTTCCCTTCAAAAGAAGAGCGAAACGGCAAATTGATAATCAAAATGCTCGATTTTTATCGCTCATACAGCAACCATTGTTTACGAAGAAGCCGCCGCTTTACAACTCCTACAAGTATTTGGAAGATGATGGATTCCGTAGAAGGAATTTGCCAAGTTGGAAACATAAGTGGCGAGGGGTGGTTCTTAACCGC
This region includes:
- a CDS encoding transglycosylase SLT domain-containing protein; the protein is LQLNLIFLYDSMFSIMSSYTAKLLRGTFALSVLFLSACFLVHVMLPTEEKTVSDFDSYASLINFDYSNEIALEAGLKSEYPEFAGGVDRALELYRQPHSKAAVEWFYTQVTGSRAVALTILENADKNNVPLSLAFSLAFVESRFNPKAVNRNSNATVDRGLFQLNSASFPRLSEEEFFDPSVSARYGMIHLRWCMDLAGKGNDVTALAMYNAGTSRVRANKTPQHTLNYVAKISAYRARIESRFNSDIVAFYDVPYRNSGLVRK
- a CDS encoding FAD-dependent thymidylate synthase; this encodes MITIFDSTDKFPLQKIGKMAGVCWNSPIDSKEKNIKRAQDCIISGHGRVLEYVDIELCIEGYSARAIREYYTHIGGAPTRLQESTRYVNCEKFDFYLPQSVTKNENAKKIYDGCMEEIKKTYAKLIEAGVSKEDAANILPLGMMTKIVDKRNLRNMIALMNQRLCTRAYIEIRKMANEIKTSLSEYSNEWKWICDNFFVPKCDVTGWCTESKCCGRRPKKENTIPLEL
- the pflA gene encoding pyruvate formate-lyase-activating protein: MKGYIHQFESFGCVDGPGSRFIVFFAGCNYRCKYCHNPDTWIMKDGKLMETDEVLKEALSCRAYWGKKGGITVSGGEPLLQIDFLLELFTKAKKLGINTCIDTAGGPFTEEGEWFEKFKKLMDVTDLILMDIKHINEEEHIKLTGHTGKNVHEMFLYLDKIQKPIWIRHVLVPGITENEQYLTQTRDFIRTLSNVYRVEILPYHGLAITKYHEMGIKYPLESTPSPTQESIEKAKQILECDKYTRWKE
- a CDS encoding 2-hydroxyacyl-CoA dehydratase → MELSNVNFTPAVTPVRIGIDVGSTTVKVVCLDENDKMLYGDYQRHRADIRNTIISVVSKALDVIEKDLPLGEKHTVSVKVTGSGGLSVSQWLNIPFIQEVVAATTAVKKLIPQTDVVIELGGEDAKITYFTGGVEQRMNGTCAGGTGAFIDQMAALLETDAPGLNALAAGFNTIYPIAARCGVFAKTDVQPLINEGARREDIAASIFQAVVNQTISGLACGKPIRGNVAFLGGPLHFLDQLRQRFIETLKLTPQETIVPEDSQLFVAAGSAFSAEKRYTCVGGEAPKSFLTIAQFRDSLKNLEGAELNEVQRLEPLFIDEDDLKDFRERHAKDKASRSKLSEASGPLFLGLDAGSTTTKAVLVNKKGEILWDFYDVNAGNPVDLAVRVLKTLYTILPKDCYIARSVSTGYGEALFQAALGVDAGEVETITHYRAAEFFVPGVEFLLDIGGQDMKCLRMKDGAITSIQLNEACSAGCGSFLANFANSMNLDIQEFSKRALLAKKPVDLGSRCTVFMNSRVKQAQKEGATIDDISAGLSYSVIKNALFKVIKLRRASEIGTKVVVQGGTFYNDAVLRAFEKISGVEVFRPDVAGLMGAYGSALIAYDQWCDLTAPKPGQEKGWIPPKVVSNIATLEQLESFKVDLELTRCGGCQNNCLLTINTFSAGGEKRQFITGNRCERGLELHKLKDTKTVDGSNKQNTGIDEAPIELPNLFDWKYKRLFNHYVPLRPEEAPMGSVGIPRVLNMYENYPMWFTIFTKLGFQVKLSPRSNRMIYERGIDSIPSESVCYPAKISHGHMESLLKMGCKFVFYPCIPYEKQEDLGAGNHYNCPVVTSYPEVLKHNLDNVINAKDLLFMNPFLPIYDKIRLKERFYEEIHKYYPTLTEKQVYDAVDAGWKEQEQFKLDTENAAEEALEQLVVSGGNGIVLAGRPYHLDPEINHGIPEMIHGLGLAVFTEDSVAHLGAIERPLRIVDQWVYHNRLYRAANFVAGMPNLELVQLTSFGCGLDAVTADQVDDIMKAKSRMYTLIKIDEGSNLGAVRIRIRSLIAAVKARQRSKKKVIVKSSAYQRVVFTEEMKGEYTVLCPQMSPIHMRLIEAAFRYSGYKMVVLDAVDPKAVDAGLRYVNNDACYPSILVAGQMMHALESGKYDINKTALLITQTGGGCRATNYIGFIRRALNDAGWGQVPVISLNTVGLEKNPGFKFTLPLVHRAMMASFIGDLLMRVLYRVRPYEAVPGSANALYEKWNAKVIKQLKSLSIFGYHRMIRGIVKEFDRLPILPVKKPRVGVVGEILVKFHPTANNDLVNVIEKEGAECVMPDLMDFVYYTMADGKFRHKELAFPSKEERNGKLIIKMLDFYRSYSNHCLRRSRRFTTPTSIWKMMDSVEGICQVGNISGEGWFLTAEMIELIHSGAPSVACVQPFGCLPNHITGKGMIKELRRKFPQSNISAIDYDPGASEVNQLNRVKLLLSNAPVGENPDELKNGKIWTKKGPVDPIIQYASGGSQFVDDDPVDAKNMIPATTAVS